Proteins co-encoded in one Halorussus vallis genomic window:
- a CDS encoding ribbon-helix-helix domain-containing protein, which translates to MENRKDVTVPMPGDMVEKIDGQLGYGDSRAAWIREAVRQRLEQEGHDMEGNPKKATVPTAN; encoded by the coding sequence ATGGAGAACCGAAAGGACGTCACGGTACCGATGCCTGGAGACATGGTCGAAAAAATCGACGGGCAGCTAGGCTACGGGGACAGTCGTGCAGCGTGGATTCGGGAGGCAGTCAGACAGCGTCTCGAACAAGAGGGCCATGACATGGAGGGAAATCCAAAGAAGGCGACGGTTCCGACAGCTAACTAA
- a CDS encoding ribbon-helix-helix protein, CopG family — MPQELIDKIDAHRDASSESRSEYIRDAVKQRMAEEDAENGA, encoded by the coding sequence ATGCCCCAAGAACTCATCGACAAAATCGACGCCCACCGCGACGCCTCCAGCGAAAGCCGGTCGGAGTACATTCGCGACGCGGTCAAACAGCGGATGGCAGAGGAGGATGCGGAAAACGGAGCGTGA
- a CDS encoding PadR family transcriptional regulator, giving the protein MDDYTRFQIDLLTVIAGYETGQYQNNRHSGECPHGLAIKDELDDRYQDTEIHHGRLYPNLDTLVNRGLVEKAEHDRRTNQYQLTNAGWKFLQQRAEWMVACLDGGDR; this is encoded by the coding sequence ATCGACGACTACACGCGCTTCCAGATCGACCTGCTCACGGTTATCGCCGGCTACGAAACCGGCCAGTATCAGAACAACCGCCACAGTGGAGAGTGCCCGCACGGCCTCGCCATCAAGGACGAGCTCGACGACCGCTACCAGGACACCGAGATTCATCACGGCCGGCTCTACCCGAACCTCGATACGCTGGTCAACCGCGGGCTCGTCGAGAAGGCCGAGCACGACCGCCGCACCAACCAGTACCAGCTGACCAACGCCGGCTGGAAGTTCCTCCAGCAGCGCGCCGAGTGGATGGTCGCGTGCCTTGACGGCGGTGACCGATGA
- a CDS encoding DUF3261 domain-containing protein translates to MTRCERCGTDAQETKRIICNGRVWGVFCFGCHDVLADILLAEWPVAPGAVLYEDRPDTPDFQRRLHHVVARRIDPDTGEQYVVIEDGTHTTRMHYHIEDVFGDFAPAGWQWATSEKPTYHLTRECGVYDETDPMMDVIENARANGDST, encoded by the coding sequence GTGACGCGATGCGAGCGCTGCGGCACCGACGCCCAGGAGACCAAGCGCATCATCTGCAACGGCCGAGTCTGGGGCGTCTTCTGTTTCGGCTGCCACGACGTGCTAGCCGACATCCTGCTCGCGGAGTGGCCGGTCGCCCCCGGAGCAGTCCTCTATGAAGATCGCCCCGACACGCCCGATTTCCAGCGACGACTCCACCACGTTGTTGCCCGCCGCATCGACCCCGATACCGGCGAGCAGTACGTCGTGATCGAGGATGGGACCCACACTACTCGGATGCACTACCATATCGAGGACGTGTTCGGGGACTTCGCTCCCGCTGGCTGGCAGTGGGCAACCTCGGAAAAGCCGACGTACCACCTCACTCGCGAGTGCGGCGTGTACGACGAGACCGATCCGATGATGGACGTCATCGAGAACGCGCGAGCGAACGGTGATTCGACATGA